A portion of the uncultured Bacteroides sp. genome contains these proteins:
- a CDS encoding START-like domain-containing protein, whose translation MKREKLHLEYLLNATSRNIIWSAISTPTGLEGWFADKVVSDDKIVTFHWGKTEKREAEIIAIRAYSFIRFRWLDDENERDYFEFKMTNNELTGDYVLEITDFAPLDEMDDQKELWDSQIDTLRRSGGF comes from the coding sequence ATGAAAAGAGAGAAACTACATTTAGAGTATCTTTTGAATGCGACTTCTAGAAATATTATATGGTCGGCTATCAGTACCCCTACGGGTTTGGAGGGATGGTTTGCCGACAAAGTGGTCTCGGATGATAAGATTGTTACTTTTCATTGGGGGAAAACCGAAAAAAGAGAAGCTGAGATAATCGCTATTAGGGCTTATTCATTTATCCGTTTTCGTTGGCTGGATGATGAAAATGAACGTGATTACTTTGAGTTTAAAATGACAAATAATGAACTAACCGGTGATTATGTTCTTGAAATAACCGATTTTGCTCCCCTTGACGAGATGGACGATCAAAAGGAACTCTGGGATTCTCAGATAGATACGCTTAGAAGAAGCGGTGGATTCTAA